One genomic window of Ziziphus jujuba cultivar Dongzao chromosome 4, ASM3175591v1 includes the following:
- the LOC107415542 gene encoding pentatricopeptide repeat-containing protein At5g50390, chloroplastic yields the protein MRSLPACFLKSLALDEIHTGSFLPITLTYPSKFLKQKSFFSGYCFSSSRKKWRNPFSQIRCSSATERGLKPRPEMKPLKTTDMAKTQIRNSCTGLCSQIEKLVLNKRHKEALELFEILEFEGGFDVGNSTFDALVSACIGLKSIRGVKRLFNYLESSGFEQDQYMRNRVLLMHVKCGMMIDARKLFVEMPEKNLVSWNTIISGLVDSGDYMEAFQLFLMMWHEFSDAGLRTFATMIRASAGLGLVSAGRQFHSCALKMGIGQNIFLTCALIDMYSKCGCIEDAQYVFDEMPEKTTVGWNSIIAGYALHGYSEEALSMYYEMRNSGVKMDHFTFSIIIRICTRLASIEHAKQAHAGLVRHGFGLDIVANTALVDFYSKWGRIEDAQHVFDKMPNKNTISWNSLIAGYGNHGRGEEAVELFEKMLQEQMKPNHVTFLAVLSACSYSGLSERGWEIFESMSRDHKIRPRAMHYTCMIELLGREGLLDEAFDLIRTAPFKPTANMWAALLRACRVNENLELGEFAAEKLYGMEAEKLSNYIVLLNIYYNSGKLNEAAAVIQTLKRKGLRMHKACSWIEVNKEPHVFYSEDRTHPQAEKIYHKVDDLMDKISKQGYVHEEKSLLPDVDEKEEEISLYHSEKMAIAYGLLSTLDGTPLQVVQSHRVCGDCHSAIKLIALVTGREIILRDGSRFHRFKDGSCSCGDYW from the exons ATGAGATCCCTCCCTGCCTGCTTTCTCAAG AGTTTAGCGTTGGATGAGATCCATACTGGCTCTTTTCTCCCTATAACTTTGACGTATCCTAGTAAGTTTCTAAAACAGAAATCTTTCTTTTCTGGGTATTGTTTCTCGTCTAGTAGAAAGAAATGGAGGAACCCATTTTCTCAGATTAGGTGTTCGTCGGCTACGGAACGAGGGCTAAAACCGCGGCCGGAGATGAAACCTTTAAAAACAACGGATATGGCTAAAACCCAGATCCGGAATTCATGTACTGGACTTTGTAGTCAGATAGAGAAATTGGTTCTGAATAAAAGGCACAAAGAGGCTCTTGAATTGTTCGAGATTTTGGAGTTTGAAGGTGGTTTTGATGTGGGCAATAGCACTTTCGATGCATTAGTGAGTGCTTGCATTGGTTTGAAATCTATTAGGGGAGTGAAGAGGTTGTTCAATTATTTGGAGAGTAGTGGGTTTGAGCAGGATCAGTACATGAGGAACAGGGTACTGCTTATGCATGTGAAGTGCGGCATGATGATTGACGCGCGTAAGTTATTTGTTGAAATGCCGGAGAAGAACTTGGTTTCATGGAACACGATAATATCTGGGCTTGTGGATTCTGGAGATTACATGGAGGCTTTCCAGTTGTTTCTAATGATGTGGCACGAGTTTTCAGATGCTGGATTGCGCACATTTGCCACAATGATCCGAGCATCAGCTGGGTTGGGACTTGTCTCTGCTGGAAGACAGTTTCATTCATGTGCTTTAAAGATGGGTATaggccaaaatatttttttgacttGTGCACTTATTGACATGTATAGTAAGTGTGGATGCATTGAAGATGCTCAATATGTTTTTGATGAGATGCCAGAGAAGACAACAGTAGGATGGAATTCTATAATAGCAGGTTATGCACTTCATGGCTATAGTGAGGAAGCACTGAGCATGTACTATGAGATGCGAAATTCCGGTGTCAAAATGGATCATTTCACCTTTTCTATTATCATAAGAATCTGTACGAGATTAGCTTCAATAGAGCATGCAAAGCAAGCTCATGCAGGCTTAGTTCGCCATGGATTTGGATTAGATATAGTGGCAAACACAGCACTTGTGGACTTCTATAGCAAATGGGGAAGAATAGAAGATGCTCAACATGTTTTTGACAAGATGCCTAACAAGAATACTATCTCTTGGAATTCCTTGATTGCTGGATATGGTAATCATGGTCGGGGTGAAGAAGCTGTTGAGTTGTTCGAGAAGATGCTTCAGGAACAAATGAAGCCTAACCATGTGACATTTCTTGCCGTGTTGTCAGCTTGTAGCTATTCAGGGTTATCAGAACGTGGGTGGGAGATCTTTGAGTCAATGAGTAGGGATCACAAGATTAGGCCTCGTGCAATGCATTATACATGCATGATTGAATTACTAGGTCGGGAAGGGCTTTTAGATGAAGCATTTGATCTCATAAGAACAGCACCCTTTAAACCCACTGCTAACATGTGGGCTGCCTTACTTAGAGCTTGTCGGGTCAATGAGAATTTAGAGCTTGGTGAATTTGCGGCTGAAAAACTTTATGGAATGGAGGCTGAAAAGCTAAGTAATTACATTGTTCTTTTGAATATATACTACAATTCAGGCAAGTTGAACGAAGCTGCTGCTGTTATTCAGACTTTAAAAAGAAAGGGTTTGAGAATGCACAAGGCATGTAGTTGGATCGAAGTGAACAAGGAGCCTCATGTTTTCTATTCTGAAGATAGAACTCATCCCCAAGCAGAAAAGATATACCACAAAGTGGATGACTTGATGGACAAGATTTCAAAACAAGGGTATGTTCATGAGGAGAAGTCTCTGCTTCCGGATGTGGATGAGAAGGAAGAGGAAATTTCGCTTTACCACAGCGAGAAAATGGCGATAGCTTATGGACTTCTCAGCACTTTAGATGGGACACCGCTACAAGTAGTGCAGAGCCATCGGGTTTGTGGTGACTGCCATTCTGCTATCAAGTTAATAGCTTTGGTCACTGGACGGGAAATTATCTTGAGGGATGGGAGCAGGTTTCATCGCTTCAAAGATGGAAGTTGTTCATGTGGGGATTATTGGTGA
- the LOC107405159 gene encoding defective in cullin neddylation protein AAR3 isoform X2, whose translation MDPSGSNRFDIFEAYRRYCDIRSGNAYLPGEEGYRKNNDLQMATYSKEALDQLLRLIESRLHARVSIFDELLKLMSQLDLMKNQRHNISEDTWRQVLAFSRCVHENLEGYDPEGAWPVLIDDFVEHMYRVSGSNESPNFFCNCGDSESQLCISDDPLPGLKVFPGLKRKLPEDLEKDDLGSLVNIFPVSTNLNPPMSVKRGRLLSYKAANWGDDCTEMSRHNSPLSASKSLCAVEGCLSKGFAGLFSTRPCLQFDRDTGVSLT comes from the exons ATGGATCCATCTGGGTCCAATCGATTCGACATATTTGAGGCTTATCGGCGATACTGTG ATATCAGGTCAGGAAATGCTTATCTTCCTGGGGAAGAAGGTTACAGAAAAAATAACGACTTGCAAATGGCTACATATTCAAAGGAGGCACTGGATCAACTTTTAAGACTGATAGAGTCAAGATTGCATGCGAG GGTTTCAATTTTTGATGAACTTTTGAAGCTCATGTCACAGCTAGACTTAATG AAAAATCAGAGGCATAACATCTCTGAGGATACTTGGCGGCAAGTTCTAGCTTTCAGCCGGTGTGTGCATGAGAATCTGGAAGGATATGACCCAGAAG GAGCGTGGCCTGTTTTAATAGATGATTTTGTTGAGCATATGTACAG AGTCTCAGGATCTAATGAAAGTCCCAACTTTTTCTGCAACTGTGGTGACTCAGAGTCCCAGTTATGCATTTCTGATGACCCACTTCCTG GATTGAAAGTCTTTCCTGGTTTAAAAAGGAAGTTGCCTGAGGACCTCGAAAAAGATGATTTGGGGTCCTTGGTTAACATCTTCCCTGTCAGTACAAACCTGAATCCTCCAATGAGTGTAAAGAGAGGTAGGCTGCTGTCATACAAAGCAGCGAACTGGGGAGATGACTGCACGGAAATGAGTAGACATAATTCTCCTCTAAGTGCATCCAAATCTTTATGTGCAGTTGAAGGCTGTCTTTCAAAGGGCTTTGCGGGTCTATTTTCAACCCGCCCTTGTTTGCAGTTTGATCGAGACACGGGAGTTTCCCTCACATAG
- the LOC107405159 gene encoding defective in cullin neddylation protein AAR3 isoform X1, with translation MDPSGSNRFDIFEAYRRYCDIRSGNAYLPGEEGYRKNNDLQMATYSKEALDQLLRLIESRLHARVSIFDELLKLMSQLDLMVEFSEFSRFYDFVFFICRENGQKNITVNRAVSAWKLVLVGRFRLLNQWCDFVEKNQRHNISEDTWRQVLAFSRCVHENLEGYDPEGAWPVLIDDFVEHMYRVSGSNESPNFFCNCGDSESQLCISDDPLPGLKVFPGLKRKLPEDLEKDDLGSLVNIFPVSTNLNPPMSVKRGRLLSYKAANWGDDCTEMSRHNSPLSASKSLCAVEGCLSKGFAGLFSTRPCLQFDRDTGVSLT, from the exons ATGGATCCATCTGGGTCCAATCGATTCGACATATTTGAGGCTTATCGGCGATACTGTG ATATCAGGTCAGGAAATGCTTATCTTCCTGGGGAAGAAGGTTACAGAAAAAATAACGACTTGCAAATGGCTACATATTCAAAGGAGGCACTGGATCAACTTTTAAGACTGATAGAGTCAAGATTGCATGCGAG GGTTTCAATTTTTGATGAACTTTTGAAGCTCATGTCACAGCTAGACTTAATG gtagAATTTTCTGAATTCTCGCGATTctatgattttgttttcttcatatGCCGTGAAAATGGTCAAAAGAACATCA CTGTAAATAGGGCAGTTAGTGCCTGGAAATTAGTTTTAGTTGGGAGGTTTCGATTGCTTAACCAGTGGTGTGACTTTGTTGAG AAAAATCAGAGGCATAACATCTCTGAGGATACTTGGCGGCAAGTTCTAGCTTTCAGCCGGTGTGTGCATGAGAATCTGGAAGGATATGACCCAGAAG GAGCGTGGCCTGTTTTAATAGATGATTTTGTTGAGCATATGTACAG AGTCTCAGGATCTAATGAAAGTCCCAACTTTTTCTGCAACTGTGGTGACTCAGAGTCCCAGTTATGCATTTCTGATGACCCACTTCCTG GATTGAAAGTCTTTCCTGGTTTAAAAAGGAAGTTGCCTGAGGACCTCGAAAAAGATGATTTGGGGTCCTTGGTTAACATCTTCCCTGTCAGTACAAACCTGAATCCTCCAATGAGTGTAAAGAGAGGTAGGCTGCTGTCATACAAAGCAGCGAACTGGGGAGATGACTGCACGGAAATGAGTAGACATAATTCTCCTCTAAGTGCATCCAAATCTTTATGTGCAGTTGAAGGCTGTCTTTCAAAGGGCTTTGCGGGTCTATTTTCAACCCGCCCTTGTTTGCAGTTTGATCGAGACACGGGAGTTTCCCTCACATAG
- the LOC107415517 gene encoding granule-bound starch synthase 2, chloroplastic/amyloplastic, which yields MASIGSSLPFILETKTESSVLLHINSYHRLRLSFFMYRPRMSADSTGFTGSASGYSVLGLCSGLIGGCSRRRLWRKKPSRLMALGSEEGSDESEDTLQATIEKSKKVLAMQTKLLQQIAERRKLVSSIKSTIADSEEEIASYDQDGSSFPNMDLSAADDDENSVEGQNDIVVSSSYGHSTEQKPETLPSTTSKGFVINERESKKPLPQENAAAAVHSTRKLEATSLDTEWSEPLPSFLTNTQSSVLEHEKYVDLTEPSLQVEDNGASDTMSEDVKLPPLAGANVMNVILVAAECAPWSKTGGLGDVAGALPKALARRGHRVMVVAPRYGNYAEPKDSGVRKKYKVNGQDFEVAYFQAYIDGVDFVFIDCCIFQHMGKNIYGGNRMDILKRMVLFCKAAVEVPWHVPCGGVCYGDGNLVFIANDWHTALLPVYLKAYYRDNGLMTYTRSILVIHNIAHQGRGPVDDFSYVDLPEHYLDLFRLYDPVGGEHFNIFAAGLKTADRVVTVSHGYVWELKTSEGGWGLHGIINENDWKLRGIVNGIDTKEWNPQFDSHLTSDGYTNYSLETLKIGKPQCKAALQKELGLPIREDVPIICFIGRLDHQKGVDLIADAIPWMMGQDVQLIMLGTGRNDLEQMLRQFENQHRDKVRGWVGFSVKMAHRITAGADILLMPSRFEPCGLNQLYAMSYGTIPVVHAVGGLRDTVQPFNPYNESGLGWTFDSADKNKLIHALGNCLLTYREYKQSWEGLQRRGMMQDLSWDHAAQNYEEVLVAAKFQW from the exons ATGGCTTCTATAGGGTCCTCCCTACCTTTTATCTTAGAGACCAAGACAGAGAGTTCTGTGCTTCTTCATATTAATAGTTATCACCGACTCAGATTATCTTTCTTCATGTATCGCCCCAGAATGTCTGCTGACTCTACTGGTTTCACTGGTTCAGCTAGTGGGTATTCAGTTTTGGGATTGTGTAGTGGACTAATAGGTGGATGCAGCAGAAGGCGGCTATGGAGGAAAAAGCCTTCGAGATTGATGGCTTTGGGCTCTGAAGAAGGTAGTGATGAATCAGAAGATACGCTTCAGGCCACCATCGAGAAGAGCAAGAAGGTTCTAGCTATGCAAACTAAGCTTCTTCAACAG atTGCGGAAAGAAGGAAATTGGTTTCTTCTATAAAAAGTACCATTGCTGATTCAGAAGAAGAGATAGCCTCTTATGATCAAGATGGCAGCTCTTTTCCAAATATGGATCTCTCTGCagctgatgatgatgaaaatagTGTTGAAGGCCAAAATGATATTGTTGTCTCGAGTAGTTATGGCCATTCAACAGAACAAAAACCAGAAACCCTACCTTCTACCACTAGTAAAGGGTTTGTGATAAACGAGAGGGAAAGCAAAAAACCTCTACCTCAGGAAAATGCGGCCGCTGCGGTACATTCTACCAGAAAGTTGGAAGCCACTAGTTTAGACACAGAGTGGTCTGAGCCTCTGCCATCTTTCCTTACAAACACTCAATCTTCTGTTCTAGAACATGAAAAGTATGTAGATTTGACAGAACCAAGTTTACAAGTGGAAGATAATGGGGCAAGTGATACAATGAGTGAAGATGTAAAACTCCCTCCCTTGGCTGGGGCAAATGTCATGAATGTCATATTGGTAGCTGCAGAATGTGCTCCATGGTCAAAAACAG GTGGGCTTGGAGATGTTGCAGGGGCTTTACCAAAGGCTCTGGCTCGACGTGGACATAGGGTTATG GTAGTGGCACCTCGCTATGGTAATTATGCGGAACCCAAAGATTCAGGAGTCCGGAAAAAGTATAAAGTAAACGGCCAG GATTTTGAAGTGGCATACTTCCAGGCCTATATCGATGGTGTGGATTTTGTTTTCATTGACTGTTGTATTTTTCAACATAtggggaaaaatatatatggagGAAATCGGATG GATATTTTAAAGCGAATGGTGTTGTTTTGCAAGGCAGCTGTTGAG GTTCCATGGCATGTACCATGTGGCGGTGTTTGCTATGGAGATGGAAACTTGGTTTTTATTGCAAATGATTGGCATACGGCATTGTTGCCAGTCTATTTGAAGGCATATTACCGAGATAATGGTTTAATGACATATACAAGGTCAATCCTTGTAATTCATAACATAGCTCACCAG GGTCGTGGTCCGGTAGATGATTTCTCCTATGTGGATCTTCCAGAACACTACCTTGACCTTTTCAGATTGTATGATCCTGTTGGTGGTGAGCACTTCAATATCTTTGCAGCTGGTCTAAAGACAGCAGACCGGGTGGTTACCGTAAGTCATGGATATGTCTGGGAGCTTAAAACTTCCGAAGGTGGTTGGGGTTTGCATGGGATCATAAACGAAAATGACTGGAAATTGAGGGGCATTGTGAACGGAATTGATACAAAAGAATGGAACCCTCAGTTTGATTCCCATCTAACATCAGATGGTTACACAAACTACTCTCTTGAGACACTTAAGATTGGCAAGCCTCAGTGTAAAGCAGCTTTACAGAAGGAGTTGGGTTTGCCCATCCGTGAGGATGTACCCATCATCTGCTTCATTGGGAGGCTGGATCACCAGAAAGGTGTTGATCTTATAGCCGATGCAATTCCATGGATGATGGGACAGGATgtgcaattaattatgttggGAACTGGAAGAAATGACCTGGAACAAATGCTCAGGCAGTTTGAGAACCAGCATCGCGATAAAGTCAGGGGATGGGTTGGTTTTTCTGTAAAAATGGCTCATAGGATAACTGCTGGTGCGGACATTTTACTTATGCCATCAAGATTTGAGCCTTGTGGACTGAACCAACTATATGCTATGAGCTATGGGACAATTCCAGTTGTTCATGCTGTTGGTGGACTTAGAGATACTGTGCAGCCTTTCAATCCCTACAATGAATCAGGGCTTGGTTGGACATTTGATAGTGCTGATAAAAATAAGCTAATACATGCATTAGGGAACTGCTTATTGACTTACCGGGAGTACAAGCAGAGTTGGGAAGGACTCCAGAGACGTGGGATGATGCAAGACCTTAGTTGGGACCATGCTGCTCAGAATTATGAGGAGGTTCTTGTTGCAGCCAAGTTCCAGTGGTGA
- the LOC107405153 gene encoding uncharacterized protein LOC107405153: MAFLASCWFITETFIIPDGFRKWFCLSFFIHPFFLFVCQVFLWLKLLKEWLLFLVLYPLRITFIFGLYILGIVRNWFIYFLSMVRLRKDHDHEAGVEKFENLQICNYSQIAGFPQILSIFSPVETKMEILAIQSGVFQEEKDDCAEDSVSHEDEDMEEPVIYHDEDTDEMEYLLCYSSPSTEYESSTKCLPACSSESYDSQHDQELYMDDSTPSVYTSSLQIMKSEAVAAEDKDELDAFYKKYTERMRWFDMLNYDRTCGTSAILNKQLGAPSWFESSEPQNSVVPYISWSKNDRRKLLRSLDSDFEMVYVAQSCLSWEALHHQYTKAKALESSASQSNKFDKNVAAEFQKFQVLLERFMEDEKPEDKRVWNYVQRRFSFRGLLQVPEVSVEDSLEEDKEETINIKEVLKSIEECVHAFCLFVKTDNKRSWWKVRSSLWTYPPVEDPRDLELLADLTKRLQKKKIGLKNLEGKKRCLFKRIVNPVEESQRKEMLFAMTDMKLVSRVLQMVMVSSSQLKWCQEKLDNVQFIDGKVVRAPISSLFPPS, encoded by the exons ATGGCTTTCTTAGCATCCTGCTGGTTTATTACTGAAACTTTTATCATTCCTGATGGATTTAGGAAGTGGTTTTGCTTAAGCTTCTTTATccatccattttttctttttgtttgccaGGTTTTTCTCTGGCTCAAATTGCTAAAGGAATGgcttttatttttagtattatatCCTCTAAGAATCACTTTTATCTTCGGTTTGTATATTTTAGGCATTGTTAGAAATTGGTTTATCTATTTCTTGTCAATGGTTAGATTGAGAAAAGATCATGACCATGAAGCAGGAGTTGAGAAATTTGAAAACCTGCAAATATGTAACTACAGTCAGATTGCTGGTTTTCCTCAAATACTGTCTATCTTTTCACCTGTAGAAACCAAGATGGAAATACTTGCAATTCAAAGTGGGGTGTTTCAAGAGGAGAAAGATGATTGTGCAGAAGATTCAGTTAGCCATGAGGATGAAGATATGGAAGAACCTGTGATCTATCATGATGAAGATACAGACGAGATGGAATACTTGCTTTGCTATTCCAGTCCATCCACAGAATATGAAAGTTCAACTAAATGTCTACCTGCTTGTAGCTCTGAATCCTATGATTCACAACATGATCAAGAATTATATATGGATGACTCTACTCCATCAGTCTACACCTCCAGTTTGCAAATCATGAAATCGGAAGCAGTTGCTGCAGAAGATAAGGATGAATTGGACGCATTCTACAAGAAGTACACCGAAAGAATGAGATGGTTTGACATGCTCAATTATGACAGAACTTGTGGAACAA GTGCAATCCTAAACAAGCAATTGGGAGCTCCTAGTTGGTTCGAGAGCAGCGAGCCTCAAAATTCTGTTGTTCCTTATATCTCATGGAGCAAAAATGATAGAAGAAAACTTTTGAGAAGTTTAGACAGTGACTTTGAAATGGTTTATGTGGCTCAGTCATGCTTGTCATGGGAAGCCCTTCATCATCAATACACGAAAGCCAAGGCTCTTGAATCCTCTGCCTCTCAAAGTAATAAATTCGATAAGAATGTCGCAGCTGAATTCCAGAAGTTTCAAGTGCTTTTAGAAAGGTTTATGGAAGATGAAAAGCCTGAGGACAAAAGGGTATGGAATTATGTCCAACGGAGATTTTCTTTCAGGGGTCTTCTCCAAGTTCCAGAGGTTTCAG TTGAAGATTCTCTGGAGGAGGACAAAGaagaaacaataaatataaaagaagtCTTGAAGTCCATAGAAGAATGCGTACatgctttttgtttgtttgtgaaAACAGATAACAAGAGGTCTTGGTGGAAAGTTAGAAGTTCCTTATGGACTTATCCACCAGTGGAAGATCCAAGAGATTTGGAGCTTCTTGCTGATCTTACCAAGAGACTCCAAAAG AAAAAGATAGGGCTGAAGAATTTAGAAGGGAAGAAGAGGTGTCTGTTCAAGAGAATAGTAAACCCTGTGGAAGAATCCCAAAGAAAGGAGATGCTATTCGCTATGACAGACATGAAGCTGGTGTCAAGGGTACTCCAAATGGTTATGGTGTCCTCCTCCCAACTCAAATGGTGCCAAGAAAAGCTTGACAATGTCCAGTTCATCGATGGAAAAGTAGTGAGGGCACCCATCAGTTCCCTATTCCCACCTTCTTGA
- the LOC107409612 gene encoding probably inactive leucine-rich repeat receptor-like protein kinase At5g48380: MSNGNLYDWLHHPAQGHEVMIMEWPLRVKIAVGIARGLAWLHHNCNLKTVHLNLNSNCILLDQNFEPKISNLMDPNHPNSSRIKRAISGDEIQEMDGLEKEDVYRFGIVLLELITLKEPSPMTLVEWVGQLLSSASAGFYHGIDGSLVGKGFNCEIIRFLRVVAECVQPFPDERPTMLQVQQKLIVVGDRYGLT, encoded by the coding sequence ATGTCAAATGGAAACCTCTATGATTGGCTTCATCATCCCGCACAAGGTCATGAGGTCATGATAATGGAATGGCCTTTGAGGGTCAAGATTGCAGTTGGGATAGCAAGAGGGCTGGCATGGCTACACCATAATTGCAATTTGAAAACAGTTCATCTCAACCTAAACTCAAACTGTATTTTGTTAGACCAGAACTTCGAGCCTAAGATATCGAACCTTATGGATCCAAATCATCCCAATTCAAGCAGGATTAAGAGGGCAATTAGTGGCGATGAGATTCAGGAGATGGATGGTTTAGAGAAGGAGGATGTTTATAGGTTTGGGATTGTTTTGCTTGAGCTGATTACACTGAAGGAGCCTAGTCCAATGACATTGGTAGAATGGGTTGGTCAACTACTGAGTAGTGCTTCAGCTGGATTTTACCATGGGATTGACGGAAGTTTGGTTGGTAAAGGTTTTAATTGTGAAATTATTAGGTTTCTTAGAGTTGTTGCTGAGTGTGTGCAACCCTTTCCTGATGAGAGGCCAACCATGCTTCAAGTCCAACAAAAACTAATAGTTGTGGGAGATAGATATGGGCTCACATAA
- the LOC107405150 gene encoding beta-1,3-galactosyltransferase GALT1 has translation MNKMKKWTGGVLAGSLFMLLVLRYGVMRNTTTGKSPLPTPIAFDTYGPLQSEEKNTTTLLELIQDGATPPLPNPKPANQVMPTETLLDSSLFLGRNFSYGVQTSLLTWNHMKKLDNYSKSLPYEIEAISEARDAWRKLMKSFGEEKHGGDANNDSILKVKKKKQCPYFISKINATDFGHYTSHGGHRLQIPCGLIQGSAITILGIPNGLLDGFQIDLMGETLPGGRDPPIILHYNVRLYGDKTTDDPVIVQNTWTAAHGWGEEERCPSPAPKSNMKVDELIQCNKLVGNYESQKFVANQTLNVSKSSSMKRDSSSSGQYFPFKQGTLSVMTLRVGEEGFQMTVDGRHITSFAQRESLEPWLVNEVRISEDISLISFVASGLPTSENSEQVVDLEALKSAPLPSRKPLDLFIGIFSTATNFKRRMAVRRTWMQYNVVKTGAVAVRFFVGLHKKQMVNEELWHEVQTYGDIQLMPFVDYYTLITLKTLAICIFGTQVVSARYVMKTDDDAFVRVDEVLATLNRTTVTQGLLYGLINYQARPDRNPFNKWYISSEEWPEETYPPWAHGPGYVVSNDVAKAVYKRHKEGHLKMFKLEDVAMGIWIAELEIAGSNISYKMERRVYHEGCHDDYVVAHYQSPRQILCLWKNLRDKNTARCCKNR, from the exons ATGaataaaatgaagaaatggACCGGTGGTGTTTTAGCTGGTTCCTTATTTATGCTGCTGGTGCTGAGATATGGTGTAATGAGAAACACTACCACCGGAAAGAGTCCATTACCAACTCCTATCGCCTTCGATACATATGGTCCTCTTCAAAGCGAAGAAAAGAATACAACCACTCTGCTTGAGTTGATTCAAGATGGGGCAACACCTCCTCTTCCAAATCCAAAACCAGCCAACCAAGTTATGCCTACCGAAACATTATTAGATTCTAGCCTCTTTCTCGGAAGGAACTTCTCTTATGGAGTCCAGACTTCTTTACTGACATGGAATCATATGAAAAAGCTGGATAACTATTCAAAAAGTTTGCCTTACGAAATTGAGGCTATTAGTGAAGCTCGAGATGCATGGCGAAAGCTTATGAAATCCTTTGGGGAGGAAAAGCATGGTGGTGATGCAAACAATGATTCAATTCTTaaagtgaagaagaagaaacagtgTCCTTATTTTATCAGTAAGATTAATGCCACGGACTTTGGTCATTATACTAGTCATGGTGGCCATAGATTGCAAATTCCTTGTGGCCTAATTCAGGGTTCAGCCATTACCATACTTGGCATTCCAAATGGTCTTCTTGATGGTTTTCAAATCGACTTAATGGGTGAAACACTTCCTGGGGGAAGAGATCCACCCATTATTTTGCATTACAATGTCCGATTATACGGCGACAAAACAACTGATGACCCTGTTATTGTCCAGAACACATGGACTGCAGCTCATGGTTGGGGTGAAGAGGAGAGATGCCCCTCTCCAGCTCCTAAAAGCAATATGAAAG TGGATGAACTAATACAGTGCAATAAGCTAGTGGGAAACTATGAGAGCCAGAAGTTTGTGGCTAATCAAACTTTGAATGTTTCCAAAAGTTCATCAATGAAAAGGGATAGCTCTAGTTCCGGACAATATTTTCCATTCAAGCAAGGGACTCTCTCAGTCATGACACTCAGGGTAGGAGAAGAAGGATTTCAAATGACAGTCGATGGAAGGCATATAACATCTTTTGCTCAACGTGAA AGTTTAGAACCATGGCTTGTTAATGAGGTGAGGATTTCTGAAGACATAAGCCTAATTTCTTTCGTGGCCAGTGGCTTACCAACGTCGGAGAATTCAGAGCAAGTTGTTGATTTAGAAGCACTGAAATCAGCTCCACTCCCATCTCGCAAGCCATTGGATCTCTTCATTGGCATTTTCTCCACTGCAACTAATTTCAAGCGCAGGATGGCTGTTAGAAGAACATGGATGCAGTATAATGTGGTTAAGACTGGAGCAGTTGCAGTGCGTTTCTTTGTAGGTCTG CACAAAAAGCAGATGGTAAATGAGGAACTCTGGCATGAGGTTCAGACATATGGAGACATCCAACTGATGCCTTTTGTTGACTACTATACTCTTATAACCTTGAAGACTCTAGCAATCTGTATATTTGGG ACACAAGTTGTTTCAGCTAGGTATGTCATGAAGACGGATGATGATGCATTTGTTCGAGTGGATGAAGTACTGGCTACTTTAAATAGGACCACGGTGACACAGGGATTGCTATATGGTCTGATCAACTATCAAGCCAGGCCTGATCGAAATCCTTTTAATAAATGGTACATCAGCAGTGAG GAATGGCCTGAAGAAACATACCCGCCCTGGGCACATGGTCCTGGTTATGTTGTATCAAATGACGTAGCAAAAGCCGTTTACAAGAGGCACAAAGAAGGTCATCTAAAG ATGTTCAAGCTGGAGGATGTCGCAATGGGAATCTGGATAGCGGAACTGGAGATTGCAGGTTCAAATATTAGTTATAAGATGGAAAGGAGGGTTTACCACGAAGGTTGTCATGATGATTATGTTGTTGCCCATTACCAAAGCCCTAGACAGATTCTTTGCCTCTGGAAAAATTTGAGAGACAAAAATACGGCAAGATGTTGCAAAAATCGTTAA